One region of Olleya sp. Hel_I_94 genomic DNA includes:
- a CDS encoding DUF779 domain-containing protein: MERVVITEEAAKVLEQLKTKHGDLIFHQSGGCCDGSAPMLFEKGDLYLDESDILLGTLNGVNFYMNQDQFEYWKHTHLTVDITEGRGASFSLEIPLGLRFLIHSRLLTKTEDAFFNK, from the coding sequence ATGGAAAGAGTAGTAATCACAGAAGAGGCAGCAAAAGTATTAGAACAATTGAAAACAAAACATGGTGATTTAATTTTTCATCAAAGTGGAGGCTGTTGTGATGGTTCTGCACCTATGTTATTCGAAAAAGGCGATTTGTATTTAGATGAAAGCGATATCCTTTTAGGAACTTTAAATGGTGTTAATTTTTATATGAATCAAGACCAATTTGAATATTGGAAACACACGCATTTAACGGTGGATATAACAGAAGGTCGAGGAGCTAGTTTCTCTTTGGAGATTCCGTTAGGTTTACGATTTTTAATTCATTCAAGATTATTAACTAAAACTGAAGACGCGTTTTTTAATAAGTAA
- a CDS encoding terminase gpP N-terminus-related DNA-binding protein — translation MTVDLCPNCGSDHYIKSGIVNDRQRYKCKKCNYFFSVNKIGKKIDDYYVNKSLQLYLEGLTYREIERILGISHVSIMNWVKKYNIKRPYNSNYHPTYKILNASELAIYFSDSKNIKGAGVVVTELGDKFMLIKWERFKD, via the coding sequence ATGACAGTAGATTTGTGCCCAAATTGTGGATCAGACCATTACATTAAAAGCGGAATTGTTAATGATAGGCAACGTTATAAGTGCAAAAAATGTAACTATTTCTTCTCTGTTAATAAAATAGGTAAGAAGATAGACGACTACTACGTTAATAAATCGTTACAGTTATACTTAGAAGGCTTAACCTATCGGGAAATTGAACGCATTTTAGGAATTTCTCATGTAAGCATCATGAATTGGGTAAAAAAGTACAACATAAAACGCCCATACAATTCCAATTACCACCCAACATATAAGATTTTAAACGCATCAGAGTTAGCTATTTATTTTAGTGATTCAAAAAATATAAAAGGTGCAGGCGTTGTAGTTACTGAGTTAGGAGATAAATTCATGTTGATTAAATGGGAACGCTTTAAAGATTAG
- a CDS encoding DUF4212 domain-containing protein produces the protein MSDKQKHASAYWKENIKYLAILLVIWFVVSFGCGILFREELDQFRLGGFKLGFWFAQQGSIYVFVILIFVYVRLMNKLDKKYGFDE, from the coding sequence ATGAGTGATAAACAAAAACACGCGTCAGCGTACTGGAAAGAAAACATTAAATACTTAGCAATATTGCTTGTCATATGGTTTGTAGTGTCCTTTGGATGTGGCATTTTATTTAGAGAAGAATTAGACCAATTTAGACTAGGAGGCTTTAAACTAGGCTTTTGGTTTGCCCAACAAGGATCCATTTATGTATTCGTAATTTTAATTTTCGTGTATGTAAGATTAATGAATAAACTAGATAAAAAATACGGTTTTGACGAGTAG
- a CDS encoding sodium:solute symporter family protein codes for MSVQFWTWLLVGLTFALYFGIAIWARAGSTKEFYVAGGGVSPLANGMATAADWMSAASFISMAGIISFSGYDGSVYLMGWTGGYVLLALLLAPYLRKFGKFTVPDFIGDRYYSNTARTVAVICALIVSFTYVAGQMRGVGIVFSQFLQVDINIGVAIGMAVVLTFALLGGMKGITYTQVAQYCVLIFAFMVPAFFISMQMTGNIIPQIGMGSKVEGGAFLLDKLDTLHTQLGFNEYTSGTKSTWDVFAITLALMTGTAGLPHVIVRFFTVPKVKDARKSAGYALFLIAILYTTAPAIAVFSRTNLIETVSNKEYKEIPEWFKNWENTGLIAWSDKNGDGKIQYVAGDALSGKKPEYTDARGASGERIVANVSDASNELYVDRDIMVLANPEIANLPNWVIGLVAAGGLAAALSTAAGLLLVISTSVSHDLVKKQLKPDISDKDELKVARIAIFIAILIAGYFGINPPGFVAAVVALAFGLAAASFFPAIILGIFDKRMNSQGAISGMVVGIVLMLFYMMKFKLNMFGGGTSADWWFDTSPEGFGTIAMCVNVIISLVVSRLTPAPPQDVQDMVESIRIPSGAGEAQDH; via the coding sequence ATGAGTGTACAATTTTGGACATGGTTATTAGTAGGACTTACTTTTGCCTTATATTTTGGAATCGCAATTTGGGCAAGAGCAGGCTCAACTAAAGAATTTTATGTTGCTGGTGGAGGTGTTTCTCCGTTAGCAAATGGTATGGCAACAGCAGCCGATTGGATGAGTGCAGCCTCTTTTATTAGTATGGCTGGTATTATTTCCTTTTCAGGTTATGATGGTTCTGTTTACTTAATGGGTTGGACAGGTGGATATGTGCTTTTAGCTTTATTATTAGCACCATATTTGCGTAAGTTTGGTAAGTTTACAGTGCCAGATTTTATTGGAGATAGATATTACTCAAACACAGCAAGAACGGTAGCGGTAATTTGTGCATTAATTGTATCATTTACTTACGTTGCAGGACAAATGCGAGGTGTTGGTATTGTATTTTCTCAGTTTTTACAAGTGGATATTAATATTGGAGTTGCTATTGGTATGGCAGTGGTTTTAACCTTTGCTTTATTAGGAGGAATGAAAGGTATCACATACACACAAGTCGCACAATATTGTGTGTTAATATTTGCTTTTATGGTGCCTGCCTTTTTTATATCAATGCAAATGACCGGAAATATTATTCCGCAAATAGGTATGGGAAGTAAGGTAGAAGGTGGTGCATTTTTATTAGATAAATTAGACACTTTACACACACAACTAGGTTTTAATGAGTATACCAGCGGAACAAAATCTACTTGGGATGTGTTTGCAATTACATTGGCATTAATGACAGGTACTGCAGGATTACCACACGTAATTGTGCGTTTTTTCACAGTACCAAAAGTAAAAGATGCACGTAAATCTGCAGGTTATGCGTTATTTTTAATCGCTATTTTATATACTACAGCACCTGCAATTGCAGTGTTTTCTAGAACTAATTTAATAGAAACGGTTAGTAATAAAGAATATAAAGAAATCCCAGAATGGTTTAAAAATTGGGAGAATACAGGATTGATAGCATGGTCTGATAAAAATGGAGATGGAAAAATTCAATATGTTGCTGGAGATGCTTTATCAGGTAAAAAACCAGAATATACAGATGCACGAGGCGCAAGTGGAGAGCGTATAGTAGCTAATGTAAGTGATGCTTCAAACGAGCTATATGTGGATAGAGATATTATGGTATTGGCAAACCCAGAGATTGCAAACCTGCCTAATTGGGTTATTGGTTTAGTGGCAGCAGGAGGTTTGGCAGCAGCATTATCTACAGCAGCAGGATTATTACTGGTAATTTCTACATCTGTGTCTCATGATTTAGTTAAAAAGCAATTAAAACCAGATATTTCTGATAAAGACGAATTAAAAGTGGCTAGAATAGCTATTTTTATAGCTATTTTAATTGCAGGTTACTTTGGTATTAATCCGCCAGGCTTTGTAGCTGCAGTCGTCGCGCTGGCATTTGGTCTTGCAGCAGCCTCCTTTTTTCCTGCTATTATTTTAGGAATATTTGATAAACGTATGAATAGTCAAGGTGCCATTTCCGGTATGGTTGTAGGTATTGTTTTAATGCTATTTTATATGATGAAATTTAAACTAAATATGTTTGGTGGTGGTACAAGTGCAGATTGGTGGTTTGATACATCTCCAGAAGGATTTGGTACAATTGCAATGTGTGTAAATGTAATAATATCATTAGTGGTTTCTAGATTAACACCTGCACCACCTCAAGATGTACAAGATATGGTTGAAAGTATTAGAATCCCTTCAGGAGCTGGAGAAGCTCAAGATCATTAA
- a CDS encoding sensor histidine kinase, whose product MNNYALIAIIIIYLAVLFYIAFLAEKKRQSKWVNNPYVYTLSLAVYCSAWTYYGSVGIAANSGINFLPIYLGPVIAAPLWIVVLRKIIRISKQHKISSIADFISLRYGNSRFLGALVTIICLFGTLPYISLQLKAVSETFEIMSDDTSYVSTAVIDDSTFYVALLLAIFATFFGTQNADASEKHKGIIATVAFESVLKLVFFLAIGVYVTFYLFDGTTDIYEKISVTENFKQLTTLSGIEDGFNWFFLIGLSFMAIFLLPRQFQVSVLENNREKHLKKAIWLFPLYLLLFNLFVVFIAWAGKLTFGDAQNAEYYSLLIPLENGNSFLATLVFLGGFSAVISMVIVSTLALSTMVSNNLIIPYGFLDKFIKNQPERNSKYIKNIRRISIFTIIISAYFFYVSFSKELSLYSIGLISFVIISQLAPSFFIGLYWNRGASKAAITGILLGFFIAIYTLVLPFTLQAYTGTDDFTQLGLFGISALKPNALFGIDFLSPPAHAFFWSMTFNIMSYLVFSLTSKGNYRERNYAEMFVDSNNFTTLQDSALVWKGEAHVADIKNVLIRFLGEKRATRALNIFFTKYKLPQDTQLADARLINFSEKLLTGSIGSASAKILIASVVKEEQISLVEVLKILEESKENIVSNKVLLEKSNELSQLSSKLKDANQELISKDKQKDEFLDTVAHELKTPITGIRAATELLMDDDDDMPKDIKAQFLKNILQDTDRLGRLIHNILDFEKLETGRLHLDLQYHDIQKTIHQAISSISQIAAKKEVKIINNNPHTFSTRYDEDRILQVLINLLSNAIKFCNQKTGIIEIDYKLGNQTVEISVTDNGKGIPEEDHKFIFDKFYQSKHQNTIKPQGSGLGLAITKQIVEKHNGKIWAKKDVKNGATLVFTIPFK is encoded by the coding sequence ATGAATAATTACGCATTAATAGCCATAATTATCATCTATTTAGCAGTGTTATTTTACATTGCTTTTCTTGCTGAAAAAAAACGACAGAGCAAATGGGTTAATAATCCCTATGTGTATACGTTATCATTAGCAGTCTATTGTTCGGCATGGACGTATTACGGAAGTGTTGGTATCGCAGCAAATTCAGGAATCAATTTTTTACCAATTTATTTAGGACCTGTTATAGCAGCACCTTTGTGGATTGTAGTGCTTAGAAAGATTATTAGGATTTCTAAACAACATAAAATTTCATCTATTGCAGATTTTATATCCTTACGTTACGGAAATAGTCGATTTCTTGGTGCTTTAGTAACTATTATTTGCTTATTCGGAACCTTGCCATACATTTCACTACAGTTAAAAGCAGTTTCAGAAACGTTTGAAATCATGTCTGATGATACCAGTTATGTATCAACCGCAGTAATTGACGATTCTACTTTTTACGTCGCTTTATTATTAGCAATATTCGCTACTTTTTTTGGGACTCAAAATGCGGATGCTTCCGAAAAACATAAAGGTATTATTGCTACAGTAGCTTTTGAGTCGGTTTTAAAACTAGTCTTCTTTTTAGCAATCGGTGTTTATGTCACGTTTTATCTATTTGATGGAACAACAGATATTTACGAGAAAATTTCAGTAACCGAAAACTTTAAACAACTCACCACACTTAGTGGAATAGAAGATGGTTTTAATTGGTTTTTCTTAATAGGCTTATCCTTTATGGCTATATTTTTATTACCAAGACAATTTCAGGTTTCAGTTTTAGAAAACAATAGAGAAAAACATCTTAAAAAAGCGATTTGGCTGTTTCCATTGTATTTATTGTTATTTAATCTGTTTGTTGTTTTTATTGCTTGGGCAGGAAAATTAACTTTTGGAGATGCTCAAAATGCAGAGTATTACTCACTGTTAATACCATTAGAAAACGGAAATTCTTTTCTAGCAACACTAGTTTTTTTAGGTGGTTTTTCGGCTGTAATATCAATGGTTATTGTATCAACCTTGGCATTGTCTACAATGGTGAGTAACAACTTGATTATTCCTTATGGTTTTTTAGATAAGTTTATTAAAAATCAACCGGAACGAAATTCCAAATACATTAAGAACATTCGTCGTATTTCTATTTTTACCATTATAATTTCGGCTTATTTCTTTTATGTTTCTTTTTCAAAAGAATTATCGTTGTACTCCATAGGGTTAATTTCATTTGTAATAATATCACAGTTAGCACCTTCATTTTTTATAGGATTATATTGGAATAGAGGTGCTTCTAAAGCAGCAATTACAGGTATACTTCTTGGTTTTTTTATAGCAATTTATACTTTAGTCTTACCGTTTACATTACAAGCGTATACAGGTACGGATGATTTTACTCAGTTAGGTTTATTCGGTATTTCAGCTTTAAAACCTAATGCTTTATTTGGTATCGATTTTTTAAGTCCACCAGCACATGCGTTTTTCTGGAGTATGACATTTAATATTATGAGTTACTTGGTGTTTTCATTAACGTCTAAAGGAAATTATAGAGAACGTAATTATGCTGAGATGTTTGTGGATAGTAATAATTTTACAACACTTCAGGATAGTGCTTTGGTCTGGAAAGGTGAAGCACATGTCGCAGATATTAAAAATGTATTAATTCGTTTTTTAGGTGAAAAAAGAGCCACTCGAGCATTAAACATTTTCTTCACAAAATATAAGTTGCCTCAAGACACCCAATTGGCAGATGCAAGATTAATTAATTTTTCAGAAAAACTGTTAACAGGAAGTATTGGTTCGGCTTCAGCTAAAATATTAATTGCCAGCGTTGTAAAAGAAGAACAAATTAGCTTAGTAGAAGTATTGAAGATTTTGGAAGAGTCTAAAGAAAACATTGTTAGCAACAAGGTACTTCTAGAAAAATCTAACGAATTGTCTCAACTGTCTTCAAAATTAAAAGATGCAAATCAAGAATTAATTAGCAAAGACAAACAAAAAGACGAGTTTTTAGATACAGTTGCACATGAGCTTAAAACTCCAATTACAGGTATTAGAGCTGCAACCGAACTATTAATGGATGATGACGATGATATGCCAAAAGACATTAAAGCTCAGTTTTTAAAAAACATCTTGCAAGATACCGACCGTTTAGGACGGTTAATACATAATATATTAGATTTTGAAAAGCTTGAAACTGGTCGTTTACATTTAGACTTACAATATCACGATATTCAAAAAACAATCCACCAAGCTATTAGCAGTATCTCTCAGATTGCAGCCAAAAAAGAGGTTAAAATAATTAATAATAATCCACATACATTTAGTACTAGATATGACGAGGATCGCATTCTTCAGGTTTTAATTAATTTATTATCTAATGCAATCAAATTTTGCAATCAAAAAACAGGCATTATTGAAATAGATTATAAGCTAGGAAATCAAACTGTAGAAATCTCTGTAACTGATAATGGTAAAGGGATTCCAGAAGAAGACCATAAGTTTATTTTTGATAAATTTTACCAGTCAAAACACCAAAATACTATTAAACCACAGGGTAGCGGATTAGGTTTAGCAATCACAAAACAAATCGTAGAAAAGCATAACGGAAAAATTTGGGCAAAAAAGGACGTTAAAAATGGCGCAACGCTTGTTTTTACCATACCTTTTAAGTAA
- a CDS encoding response regulator transcription factor produces the protein MKKKILIVDDEPNIVMSLEYTFKKQDFEVFIARDGSEALEILKHHIPNVVLLDIMMPNVDGYQTLTHIKNTDSLKNTKVVFLTAKNKASDIEKGLKLGADKYLTKPFSVKKIVSEIMELVT, from the coding sequence ATGAAGAAGAAAATTTTAATTGTAGACGACGAACCTAATATTGTAATGTCGTTAGAATATACCTTCAAAAAACAAGATTTTGAAGTGTTTATTGCAAGAGATGGAAGTGAGGCTTTAGAGATATTAAAACATCATATTCCTAATGTAGTTTTGTTAGATATTATGATGCCAAATGTAGATGGTTATCAAACATTAACACATATTAAAAATACGGACAGTTTAAAGAATACTAAAGTGGTGTTTTTAACTGCTAAAAATAAGGCTTCAGATATTGAAAAAGGTTTAAAACTTGGAGCAGATAAGTATTTAACAAAACCTTTTTCTGTAAAAAAAATAGTTTCAGAAATTATGGAGCTAGTGACTTAA
- a CDS encoding acetate--CoA ligase, which produces MYYQEFYRKSIDQPEQFWQEQASQLDWFKAPKNILSKDKYDYDQWFQDGELNLSYLCIDKHIKEGFGDQNAIIYDSPVTNVKQHITFSQLHHEVSKLAGGLQGLGLQKGDTCIIYMPMIPQALYAMLACVRIGVIHSVVFGGFAPHELAIRINDCKPKAIITASNGVEIQKIIPYKPFVDQAIAKAEVKPEHVIVFDRQLGVEIPKKNYDVDYQTLVEASPSIEAISVNSTHPSYILYTSGTTGTPKGIIRDTGGYATALKFAMKYIYGVDEGETFWAASDVGWVVGHSFIAYGPLLNRNTTIVFEGKPIKTPDASTFWRVINEHNVKAMFTAPTAIRAIRKEDPNGQMLKRFDLSCLKYLFLAGERCDVATLSWTEEKLQIPVIDHWWQTESGWPMIANMVGVALQDIKPGSAGLPVSGYDVRILNEEGEEIEFSVEGYVAIKLPLPPGTLSNLWGNPQRFKSGYLDRFPGYYFSGDGGYKDEDGYVFITGRVDDIINVAGHRLSTAEMEEIVSSHKSVAECAVFGVHCQLKGQKPLGLVVLKTETTLNNDAIKNQIIQDVRREIGAVASFREVLVVNRLPKTRSGKILRKLLRNIADEQQYNIPSTIDDVTIIDEIKIVYKTHSIGIHK; this is translated from the coding sequence ATGTATTATCAAGAATTTTATAGAAAAAGTATAGACCAACCAGAGCAATTTTGGCAAGAACAAGCCTCGCAATTGGATTGGTTTAAAGCGCCTAAAAACATATTGTCTAAAGATAAATATGACTATGATCAATGGTTTCAGGATGGAGAGCTTAATCTAAGTTATTTGTGTATTGACAAACATATCAAAGAAGGATTTGGAGATCAAAATGCTATTATTTACGACTCTCCTGTAACTAATGTAAAACAGCACATTACTTTTAGTCAATTACACCACGAAGTGTCCAAACTTGCAGGTGGATTACAAGGTTTAGGATTGCAAAAAGGCGATACGTGTATTATTTACATGCCTATGATTCCGCAAGCGTTATACGCTATGTTGGCATGTGTTAGGATAGGAGTAATACACTCGGTTGTGTTTGGTGGTTTTGCACCACACGAATTAGCAATTAGAATTAATGACTGTAAGCCAAAAGCAATTATTACTGCATCAAACGGAGTCGAAATCCAGAAAATTATTCCTTATAAACCTTTTGTAGATCAAGCAATCGCTAAAGCGGAAGTAAAGCCAGAACATGTTATAGTTTTTGATAGACAATTAGGTGTTGAGATTCCGAAGAAAAACTACGATGTTGATTATCAAACGTTAGTCGAAGCGTCTCCATCAATCGAAGCGATTTCGGTAAATTCCACACATCCTTCTTACATATTATATACCTCAGGAACCACAGGAACTCCAAAAGGAATTATTAGAGATACAGGTGGTTATGCAACTGCTTTAAAATTCGCTATGAAATATATTTATGGAGTAGATGAAGGTGAAACATTTTGGGCAGCAAGTGACGTTGGGTGGGTTGTAGGGCATAGTTTTATAGCTTACGGACCATTATTAAACAGAAATACAACTATAGTTTTTGAAGGAAAACCTATTAAAACACCAGATGCATCTACGTTTTGGCGCGTAATTAATGAGCATAATGTAAAAGCAATGTTTACTGCTCCAACAGCAATTAGAGCTATTAGAAAAGAAGATCCTAATGGTCAGATGTTAAAACGTTTCGATTTGTCTTGTTTAAAATATTTGTTTTTAGCAGGAGAGCGTTGTGATGTGGCAACTCTAAGTTGGACTGAAGAAAAACTTCAAATTCCTGTAATTGACCATTGGTGGCAAACCGAAAGTGGATGGCCAATGATTGCAAATATGGTTGGTGTTGCTTTGCAAGACATAAAACCAGGTTCGGCTGGATTACCTGTATCAGGTTACGATGTTAGAATATTAAACGAAGAAGGAGAGGAAATAGAATTTAGTGTAGAAGGCTACGTTGCTATTAAATTACCATTACCACCAGGAACATTAAGTAACCTTTGGGGGAATCCACAACGTTTTAAATCGGGCTATTTAGACCGATTTCCTGGTTATTATTTTTCTGGAGATGGTGGTTACAAAGACGAAGATGGTTATGTGTTTATTACAGGTCGCGTAGACGATATTATAAACGTTGCTGGACATCGATTATCTACTGCAGAAATGGAAGAAATTGTATCCTCACATAAATCTGTAGCAGAATGCGCAGTATTTGGTGTGCATTGTCAACTTAAAGGACAAAAGCCATTAGGCTTAGTGGTTTTAAAAACAGAAACAACTTTAAATAACGATGCCATTAAAAATCAAATTATACAAGATGTACGTCGCGAAATAGGCGCAGTAGCCTCCTTTAGAGAGGTATTAGTCGTAAACCGATTGCCAAAGACACGTAGTGGAAAAATTCTTCGTAAATTGTTACGTAATATCGCTGATGAGCAACAGTATAATATACCGTCAACCATTGATGATGTTACAATTATAGACGAAATAAAAATAGTATATAAAACCCATAGTATTGGTATTCATAAATAA
- the acs gene encoding acetate--CoA ligase, which produces MSNYHIKHLEEYYQVYRKSVRNPESFWEEIAEEHFMWRKKWDNVLSWDFDKPEVKWFEGAKLNITENCIDRHLYTRGDKTAIIFEPNSLDEKALHITYRELHDRVCRFANVLKENGVAKGDRVCIYLPMIPELAVSVLACARIGAIHSVVFAGFSSTALATRINDSDCKMVITSDGSYRGAKTIDLKGIVDEALQDCPGVNTVLVAKRINSDINMQQGRDQWLQPLLDEAYHDCVPEIMDAEDPLFILYTSGSTGTPKGMVHTTGGYMVYSAYTFKNVFQYREQDVYWCTADIGWITGHSYIVYGPLCNGATTVMFEGVPSYPDFGRFWEIVEKHKVNQFYTAPTAIRALAKEGVEHLEKHDLSSLKVLGTVGEPINEEAWHWYDDNVGKRKAPIVDTWWQTETGGIMITPIAFATPTKPTYATLPFIGIQPALMDEHGQEIKGNQVDGRLCIKFPWPSMARTIWGNHQRYKDTYFSAYEGKYFTGDGALRDEVGYYRITGRVDDVIIVSGHNLGTAPIEDAINEHPAVSESAIVGFPHDIKGNALYGYVTLKETGESRDQDNLRKEINQLITEQIGPIAKLDKIQFTNGLPKTRSGKIMRRILRKIASNETENLGDTSTLLNPECVQEIMDNVL; this is translated from the coding sequence ATGAGTAATTATCACATAAAACATTTAGAAGAGTACTACCAAGTTTACCGTAAATCCGTCAGAAACCCGGAGAGTTTTTGGGAAGAAATAGCCGAAGAGCATTTTATGTGGCGTAAAAAATGGGACAACGTTTTAAGCTGGGATTTTGATAAACCTGAAGTTAAATGGTTTGAAGGTGCAAAATTAAATATAACCGAAAACTGTATAGACAGACATTTATATACAAGAGGTGATAAAACAGCTATTATTTTTGAACCTAACAGTCTAGACGAAAAAGCACTTCATATAACCTACAGAGAATTGCACGATCGTGTTTGTAGATTTGCAAACGTATTAAAAGAAAACGGAGTTGCTAAAGGAGACAGAGTTTGTATTTATTTACCAATGATTCCTGAATTGGCAGTTTCTGTATTAGCATGTGCACGTATAGGCGCAATTCATTCTGTTGTATTTGCAGGATTTTCATCAACAGCCTTAGCAACCAGAATAAATGATAGCGATTGTAAAATGGTAATTACAAGTGATGGATCTTATCGTGGTGCAAAAACAATAGATTTAAAAGGTATTGTGGACGAGGCACTTCAGGATTGTCCTGGTGTAAATACTGTTTTAGTAGCAAAACGTATTAACTCAGACATAAATATGCAACAAGGTCGTGACCAATGGTTACAACCACTTTTGGACGAAGCGTATCATGACTGCGTACCAGAAATAATGGATGCAGAAGATCCATTATTTATTCTATACACATCAGGATCCACAGGTACACCAAAAGGAATGGTGCATACCACAGGAGGTTACATGGTGTATTCTGCATATACATTTAAAAACGTATTTCAATACAGAGAGCAAGACGTGTATTGGTGTACAGCGGATATTGGTTGGATTACTGGACACAGTTATATTGTATATGGACCATTATGTAATGGAGCGACAACCGTAATGTTTGAAGGTGTTCCTAGTTATCCAGATTTTGGACGTTTCTGGGAAATTGTCGAAAAACATAAAGTCAATCAGTTTTACACAGCACCAACAGCAATACGTGCCTTAGCAAAAGAAGGCGTAGAGCATTTAGAAAAACACGATTTATCCTCACTAAAAGTATTGGGTACCGTTGGCGAGCCAATTAACGAAGAGGCTTGGCATTGGTACGATGATAACGTTGGAAAACGTAAAGCTCCAATTGTAGATACCTGGTGGCAAACCGAAACTGGAGGGATAATGATTACTCCAATCGCATTTGCAACACCAACAAAACCAACCTATGCAACCTTACCATTTATTGGTATTCAGCCAGCATTAATGGATGAGCATGGACAAGAAATAAAAGGAAATCAAGTCGATGGTCGTTTGTGCATAAAATTCCCTTGGCCAAGTATGGCAAGAACCATTTGGGGTAATCACCAACGTTATAAAGACACTTATTTCTCTGCCTACGAGGGTAAATATTTTACAGGAGATGGCGCATTGCGTGATGAGGTTGGCTACTACAGGATAACTGGTCGTGTGGATGATGTTATTATTGTTTCAGGACACAACCTTGGAACTGCACCCATTGAAGATGCTATTAACGAGCATCCAGCTGTGTCAGAAAGTGCAATTGTCGGCTTTCCACACGATATTAAAGGAAACGCTTTATACGGTTACGTAACTCTTAAAGAAACAGGAGAAAGTAGGGATCAAGATAATTTACGTAAAGAGATTAATCAGTTAATTACTGAGCAAATAGGACCAATCGCTAAGTTGGATAAAATACAGTTTACCAATGGATTACCTAAAACACGAAGTGGTAAAATTATGCGTCGTATTTTACGTAAAATAGCAAGTAATGAGACAGAAAATTTAGGAGATACAAGTACATTATTAAACCCAGAATGTGTGCAAGAAATCATGGATAATGTACTGTAG